A region of Streptomyces sp. NBC_01788 DNA encodes the following proteins:
- a CDS encoding rhomboid family intramembrane serine protease: MGSPDQGRAGSGPVGAEQMIAEARKAFFTMFAFLVGIWLVQLANYTGGYALSRQFGVSSGDFGTLPDILTAPFLHWSWAHIESNSGPLFIFGFLAAYRGVARFLGLSLLVAVTSGLTVWFFERGGVETVGASGLIFGYFGYVVVRGLFDRHLIDTLIGIVMAASFAYMLTVAVPGTPGVSWLGHLGGLIGGLVGAWVFRDRRPRPAGPGRRPDDGTGTTTRGDLPVQAGNPRADLHKELGDLGLL; the protein is encoded by the coding sequence ATGGGCAGTCCGGATCAGGGCCGGGCCGGCAGCGGACCGGTCGGTGCGGAGCAGATGATCGCGGAGGCGCGGAAGGCGTTCTTCACGATGTTCGCGTTCCTCGTGGGGATCTGGCTGGTGCAACTGGCCAACTACACCGGCGGTTACGCCCTCTCCCGGCAGTTCGGGGTGTCGTCCGGTGACTTCGGCACCCTGCCCGACATCCTCACCGCGCCTTTTCTGCACTGGAGTTGGGCGCACATAGAAAGCAACTCCGGCCCGCTGTTCATCTTCGGCTTCCTCGCCGCCTACCGGGGTGTGGCCCGCTTCCTCGGACTGAGCCTGCTCGTCGCGGTGACCAGCGGACTGACCGTCTGGTTCTTCGAACGGGGCGGCGTGGAGACCGTCGGAGCCAGCGGCCTGATCTTCGGCTACTTCGGCTACGTCGTGGTCCGCGGCCTCTTCGACCGGCATCTGATCGACACGCTGATCGGCATCGTCATGGCGGCCTCCTTCGCCTACATGCTCACCGTCGCCGTGCCGGGGACACCGGGAGTGAGCTGGCTCGGACACCTCGGCGGCCTGATCGGCGGCCTGGTCGGCGCCTGGGTCTTCCGGGACCGCCGCCCACGGCCCGCAGGCCCCGGCCGCCGCCCCGACGACGGAACCGGGACGACGACCCGCGGCGACCTCCCGGTACAGGCCGGCAACCCACGCGCCGACCTGCACAAGGAACTCGGCGACCTGGGCCTCCTCTGA
- a CDS encoding class II glutamine amidotransferase: protein MCRLFGLSSAPRRTRATFWLLDAPDSLSRQSHRDPDGTGLGYFAADGTPRVDKAPIAAYRDRGFAEEARQVESTTFLAHVRFASTGSLEARNTHPFEQEGRLFAHNGVIEDLDALDDHLGEDRSLVRGDTDSERFFALVTRETREHGGDVTVGITRAARWIAGHLPVYALNLVLVTPDQLWALRYPGTHELYVLQRAAGGRHGTRHLDHSGSNGRMRVHSEALAAHPAVVVASERMDDNPDWRLLEAGELLHVDSGLHTTGRLALPEPPAHPLTLDDLRPDAAASQKAA, encoded by the coding sequence ATGTGCCGTCTGTTCGGACTCAGCAGCGCGCCGCGGCGTACTCGCGCCACCTTCTGGCTGCTGGACGCCCCCGACAGTCTCAGCCGGCAGAGTCACCGCGATCCGGACGGCACCGGGCTCGGTTACTTCGCGGCGGACGGCACCCCGCGGGTCGACAAGGCGCCGATCGCCGCCTACCGGGACCGCGGGTTCGCCGAGGAGGCACGGCAGGTGGAGTCCACCACCTTCCTCGCCCATGTGCGGTTCGCCTCGACCGGCAGCCTGGAAGCGCGCAACACCCACCCCTTCGAGCAGGAAGGGCGGCTGTTCGCGCACAACGGGGTGATCGAGGACCTCGACGCGCTCGACGACCACCTGGGCGAGGACCGGTCACTGGTCAGGGGCGACACCGACTCGGAGCGGTTCTTCGCCCTCGTCACCCGCGAGACCCGCGAACACGGCGGCGACGTCACCGTCGGCATCACGCGGGCCGCGCGCTGGATCGCCGGGCATCTGCCCGTCTACGCCCTCAACCTGGTCCTCGTCACCCCGGACCAACTGTGGGCGCTGCGCTACCCCGGCACCCACGAGCTGTACGTCCTCCAGCGCGCGGCGGGCGGCCGGCACGGCACCCGGCACCTCGACCACAGCGGCAGCAACGGGCGGATGCGCGTGCACTCCGAGGCTCTGGCCGCACACCCGGCCGTCGTGGTGGCCAGCGAGCGCATGGACGACAACCCGGACTGGCGGCTGCTGGAGGCCGGCGAACTGCTCCATGTCGACTCCGGCCTGCACACCACCGGCCGGCTCGCCCTGCCCGAGCCGCCGGCCCACCCCCTCACCCTCGACGACCTGCGCCCCGACGCCGCCGCCTCACAGAAGGCCGCGTAG
- a CDS encoding NAD(P)/FAD-dependent oxidoreductase, with protein MAARPPSPAPSAPSRVAVVGAGMVGLSTAWFLQERGVDVTVYDREGVAAGSSWGNAGWLTPGLATPLPEPAVLTYGVRAVLSPSSPVYVPPSADPKLLRFLAGFARNSTASQWLRSMRALVPINSLALSSFDTLAEGGVEARTLEAKSFIAAYRSATEREVLLEELEQIHSAGQTMEFDVLDGNEARGVEPSLSDEIGAAIRLHGQRYIDPGHYVHALADAVRARGGVIHEGTEVTDVRDTAAGVTVVVGGGDGERFDAVVLATGAWLGRLAREFGVRSLVQAGRGYSFSVPVEHVPSGPVYFPAQRVACTPLGDRLRVAGMMEFRKPEAPLDARRVHAIAEAARPLLRGADLDARRDEWVGSRPCTTDGLPLIGATRSPRVFAAGGHGMWGITLGPATGRLLAETIVTGELPAQLAPFDPLR; from the coding sequence ATGGCCGCCCGCCCTCCCTCGCCCGCACCCTCCGCCCCCAGCCGTGTCGCCGTCGTCGGCGCGGGCATGGTCGGACTGTCCACCGCCTGGTTCCTCCAGGAGCGGGGTGTCGACGTCACCGTGTACGACCGCGAGGGGGTGGCCGCCGGGTCGTCCTGGGGCAACGCCGGATGGCTCACCCCCGGTCTCGCGACCCCGCTGCCCGAGCCCGCGGTCCTCACCTACGGGGTGCGCGCGGTACTCAGCCCGTCCTCCCCGGTCTACGTCCCGCCGAGCGCCGACCCGAAACTGCTCAGGTTCCTGGCCGGGTTCGCCCGCAACAGCACCGCCTCCCAGTGGCTGCGGTCGATGCGCGCGCTCGTCCCCATCAACAGCCTGGCGCTGTCGAGTTTCGACACGCTGGCCGAGGGCGGTGTCGAGGCGCGGACGCTGGAGGCCAAGTCCTTCATCGCCGCCTACCGCTCGGCCACCGAGCGCGAGGTCCTGCTGGAGGAGCTCGAACAGATCCACTCCGCGGGCCAGACCATGGAGTTCGACGTCCTCGACGGGAACGAGGCCCGGGGGGTCGAGCCGTCCCTGTCGGACGAGATCGGCGCGGCGATCCGGCTGCACGGCCAGCGCTACATCGACCCGGGCCACTACGTGCACGCCCTGGCCGACGCGGTCCGTGCCCGCGGCGGGGTGATCCACGAGGGCACGGAGGTCACCGACGTGCGGGACACGGCGGCCGGAGTCACGGTCGTCGTCGGCGGCGGGGACGGTGAGCGCTTCGACGCGGTGGTCCTGGCCACGGGCGCCTGGCTGGGCCGCCTCGCCCGGGAGTTCGGCGTGCGCTCCCTCGTGCAGGCCGGCCGCGGATACAGCTTCAGCGTCCCGGTCGAGCACGTGCCGTCCGGGCCCGTCTACTTCCCCGCCCAGCGCGTCGCCTGCACGCCGCTCGGCGACCGGCTGCGCGTCGCCGGGATGATGGAGTTCCGCAAGCCGGAGGCGCCCCTGGACGCCCGCCGCGTCCACGCCATCGCCGAGGCCGCCCGCCCGCTGCTGCGCGGCGCCGACCTGGACGCCCGCCGGGACGAGTGGGTCGGCTCCCGCCCGTGCACCACCGACGGCCTGCCCCTGATCGGCGCCACCCGCTCCCCCCGCGTCTTCGCCGCGGGCGGCCACGGCATGTGGGGCATCACCCTCGGCCCAGCCACCGGACGCCTCCTCGCCGAAACGATCGTCACCGGCGAACTCCCCGCGCAGCTCGCCCCGTTCGACCCACTGCGCTGA
- a CDS encoding TetR/AcrR family transcriptional regulator: MDGRPGLRERKKQRTRAAISDAAIALFLEHGFNQVSVAQVAEAAEVSKRTLFAYFPTKEDLVVHRLADHETEAARVVRARPPGTAPLTALREHFLKGLHERDPITGLNDHPQVLRLTRMILDAPSLVSRMDQFHTGAERALAQALQETADTPELTARLAATQIVAVQGLLAQDNAARLAHGEPADARHAGAVADAEQAFTLLESGLWQLRGD; encoded by the coding sequence GTGGACGGCAGGCCAGGACTACGCGAACGAAAGAAGCAGCGGACCCGCGCGGCGATCTCCGACGCGGCGATCGCGCTGTTCCTCGAACACGGCTTCAACCAGGTCTCGGTGGCTCAGGTGGCCGAGGCGGCCGAGGTGTCGAAGCGCACGCTCTTCGCCTACTTCCCCACCAAGGAAGACCTCGTGGTGCATCGCCTCGCCGACCACGAGACCGAAGCCGCCCGCGTCGTACGGGCCCGCCCACCCGGCACCGCCCCCCTGACCGCATTGCGCGAGCACTTCCTCAAGGGGCTGCACGAACGCGACCCGATCACCGGGCTCAACGACCATCCCCAGGTCCTGCGCCTCACCCGGATGATCCTGGACGCGCCCTCGCTGGTGTCCCGGATGGATCAGTTCCACACCGGTGCCGAACGAGCACTGGCCCAGGCACTCCAGGAGACGGCGGACACCCCCGAACTCACCGCGCGGCTGGCCGCCACCCAGATCGTCGCCGTCCAGGGGCTGCTGGCCCAGGACAACGCGGCACGCCTGGCCCACGGAGAACCCGCCGACGCACGCCACGCGGGAGCGGTGGCGGACGCGGAACAGGCATTCACGCTGCTGGAGAGCGGACTATGGCAACTGCGGGGCGACTGA
- a CDS encoding FAD-dependent monooxygenase — MDEIETEVAVVGAGPTGLMLACELAAAGVGTLVLEKLPKRVEQLKGGGIQPRTAELLESRGLLEPLLRRAASREPVGGHFATLPVPLDCTPWRTRHPFPIAVPQWEIEEVLEERALAAGARVRRGAAVSGVEPGDDGVVVTADGPRVRARYLVACDGGHSTVRKLLGLPFPGRAGTHQAVLADIRLSAMSSLVPRQIGHMSALTRHAGGYWAMLVPLGGDRYGLTFGRAGQADAGADADRDTPVTHEAIAAALQAVYGPETVLAAVENSSRFSDATRQLEQYRSGRVLFAGDAAHIHPPLGGQGLNLGIQDAFNLGWKLAATVQGRAPSGLLDSYHTERHPVGAQVLHHTSAQRVLADPNPSEDVAALRDILIDLLRLPDTNRHIAGLMSGLSLRYPLPGDHPLTGRRVPDADLVTEAGPTRLSALFASGHAVVLDLAGAVPAGLPLPPRVDLVRATCPDDLGAAVLLIRPDGYACWAADGSGGHGDAPGDALLAAINGGLAKLP; from the coding sequence ATGGACGAGATCGAGACCGAGGTCGCCGTCGTGGGCGCCGGTCCGACCGGGCTGATGCTGGCGTGCGAGCTGGCGGCGGCCGGGGTCGGGACCCTGGTCCTGGAGAAGCTGCCCAAGCGTGTCGAGCAGCTCAAGGGCGGCGGGATCCAGCCCCGTACCGCCGAGTTGCTGGAGTCACGCGGGCTGCTGGAACCATTGCTCCGGCGGGCCGCGTCCCGTGAGCCGGTCGGCGGGCACTTCGCGACCCTGCCCGTTCCCCTGGACTGCACCCCCTGGCGGACCAGGCACCCCTTCCCGATCGCGGTACCTCAGTGGGAGATCGAGGAGGTACTCGAGGAGCGCGCGCTCGCCGCCGGCGCGCGGGTTCGGCGCGGGGCGGCCGTCTCGGGGGTCGAGCCGGGCGACGACGGTGTGGTGGTGACGGCGGACGGCCCGCGGGTGCGGGCCCGCTACCTGGTGGCATGCGACGGCGGGCACAGTACGGTGCGGAAACTGCTGGGACTGCCGTTCCCCGGGAGGGCCGGCACCCACCAGGCGGTGCTGGCCGACATCCGCCTGTCGGCCATGTCGTCGCTGGTGCCGCGGCAGATCGGGCACATGAGCGCCCTCACCCGTCACGCGGGGGGTTACTGGGCCATGCTGGTCCCTCTCGGCGGCGACCGGTACGGGCTCACCTTCGGCCGCGCGGGCCAGGCGGACGCCGGCGCGGACGCCGATCGCGACACCCCCGTCACCCACGAGGCGATCGCCGCCGCGCTCCAGGCCGTGTACGGGCCGGAGACCGTCCTCGCCGCCGTGGAGAACTCCTCGCGGTTCAGCGACGCCACCCGGCAACTGGAGCAGTACCGGTCGGGGCGCGTCCTGTTCGCGGGCGACGCCGCGCACATCCATCCGCCGCTGGGCGGACAGGGCCTCAACCTCGGCATCCAGGACGCGTTCAACCTCGGCTGGAAACTCGCCGCGACCGTCCAGGGCCGGGCGCCGAGCGGCCTCCTGGACAGTTACCACACTGAACGGCATCCCGTCGGAGCCCAGGTCCTGCACCACACGTCGGCGCAGCGCGTCCTGGCGGACCCGAACCCGAGCGAGGACGTGGCCGCCCTGCGTGACATCCTCATCGACCTGCTGCGCCTGCCCGACACCAATCGCCACATCGCGGGACTGATGTCCGGCCTCTCGCTGCGCTATCCGCTCCCCGGCGATCATCCGCTCACCGGGCGGCGCGTGCCGGACGCCGACCTGGTCACCGAGGCCGGCCCCACCCGACTTTCGGCGCTGTTCGCGTCCGGGCACGCCGTCGTGCTGGACCTGGCCGGGGCCGTCCCGGCCGGTCTCCCGCTCCCGCCGCGGGTCGATCTCGTCCGCGCCACCTGCCCCGACGACCTTGGCGCCGCCGTCCTGCTCATCCGTCCCGACGGCTACGCCTGCTGGGCCGCGGACGGCTCAGGCGGCCACGGCGACGCACCGGGTGATGCGCTGCTCGCCGCCATCAACGGGGGCCTGGCGAAGCTGCCCTGA
- a CDS encoding helix-turn-helix domain-containing protein: MITVTDLVDSLGSGLLRTVVPAGNAEVHDVALAEPGDTAGRPGELVLGVGVTDRAGALALLERTAGAGAAGLVLKRPAARDAQVTRAARRPTGGPALVELQPHTSWAHVVWLLRGVIDRASAPATGALGTPGPHSDLFALADAAAEIIDAPVTVEDTQSRVLAYSARQDTTDPARVSTIVGRRVPAKTLTHFRASGVFRRLARSGDPIWTPAGPDGILPRLVIPVRAGGEWLGSIWAVVRSPVPPERVRELGEVASVLALHLLRLRAEAGIARRVSAGQLRAALREGALPDRAPGAAAALPAGPWRVVAFGSSSGGTEDVRGLLDLWESVAHRFGWHQPLLADLDGLLFGVVTEPGRSGRRGAPGVRADAGTVGWLRHVLTETRAHDPGLYAVAGCPARSPEELPRSTAEAAELHRLTGAGRLRLAHGTGLVLMEDAWDAVVVERAKAAVGPGTWQLGGPLAALRAHDEEHGTPYLTTLAAWLDHFGDPQSAAGHLRVHPNTLRYRLRKLEEAVPLDLSSPRLRLALRLQLMAMGETPAHGEPRHP, from the coding sequence GTGATCACCGTGACCGACCTCGTGGACTCCCTGGGGTCCGGGCTTCTGCGTACGGTCGTCCCCGCCGGGAACGCCGAGGTGCACGACGTCGCCCTGGCCGAACCCGGTGACACCGCGGGCCGGCCGGGCGAACTCGTCCTCGGGGTGGGCGTGACGGACCGGGCCGGAGCCCTCGCCCTGCTGGAACGGACCGCCGGGGCAGGGGCCGCGGGCCTGGTCCTCAAGCGACCCGCCGCGCGCGACGCGCAGGTGACCCGCGCGGCCCGCAGGCCGACGGGCGGCCCCGCACTGGTCGAACTGCAACCGCACACCTCGTGGGCGCACGTCGTCTGGCTGCTGCGCGGTGTCATCGACCGGGCCTCCGCGCCCGCCACAGGCGCCCTCGGCACCCCCGGCCCGCACAGCGACCTGTTCGCCCTGGCCGACGCGGCCGCCGAGATCATCGACGCGCCCGTGACGGTGGAGGACACGCAGTCCCGCGTCCTCGCCTACTCCGCGCGGCAGGACACCACCGACCCGGCACGGGTCTCCACCATCGTGGGGCGGCGCGTCCCCGCGAAGACCCTGACGCATTTCCGGGCCAGTGGCGTCTTCCGCAGGCTGGCACGCTCCGGCGACCCCATCTGGACCCCCGCGGGTCCCGACGGCATCCTGCCCAGGCTGGTCATCCCCGTGCGGGCGGGCGGCGAGTGGCTCGGGTCGATCTGGGCCGTGGTCAGGTCGCCGGTCCCGCCGGAACGCGTCCGTGAGCTCGGCGAGGTGGCCTCGGTCCTGGCCCTGCATCTGCTGCGGCTGCGCGCCGAGGCCGGCATCGCGCGGCGGGTGTCGGCCGGGCAGTTGCGGGCTGCCCTGCGCGAAGGCGCCCTCCCGGACCGGGCGCCGGGAGCGGCCGCCGCGCTGCCGGCCGGTCCCTGGCGGGTGGTGGCCTTCGGGTCGTCGTCCGGCGGGACCGAGGATGTACGCGGGCTGCTTGACCTTTGGGAGTCGGTCGCCCACCGGTTCGGCTGGCACCAGCCGCTGCTCGCCGACCTCGACGGGCTGCTGTTCGGCGTGGTCACCGAGCCGGGACGGAGCGGGCGGCGAGGTGCTCCCGGCGTCCGGGCCGACGCCGGCACCGTCGGCTGGCTCCGGCACGTGCTCACCGAGACACGCGCGCACGACCCCGGTCTGTACGCCGTGGCGGGCTGCCCCGCCCGCTCCCCCGAGGAGTTGCCGCGTTCCACGGCGGAAGCGGCCGAACTCCACCGGCTGACCGGCGCCGGCCGGCTCCGCCTCGCCCACGGGACGGGGCTCGTGCTGATGGAGGACGCCTGGGACGCCGTCGTCGTGGAACGTGCCAAGGCCGCCGTCGGGCCCGGCACATGGCAGCTCGGCGGGCCGCTCGCCGCCCTGCGCGCGCACGACGAGGAACACGGCACGCCGTACCTCACCACCCTCGCGGCCTGGCTCGACCACTTCGGCGACCCGCAGAGCGCCGCAGGGCACCTGCGGGTCCATCCGAACACGCTGCGCTACCGACTGCGCAAGCTCGAGGAGGCGGTCCCGCTCGATCTCTCCTCGCCCCGCCTGCGGCTGGCGCTGCGGCTCCAGCTCATGGCGATGGGCGAGACGCCCGCGCACGGTGAGCCGCGGCATCCCTGA
- a CDS encoding TerD family protein — protein sequence MHEMSKGSNVTLAALSENVGSVIVGLGWGSPTGEGDADVSVLLLDANGKVRSDSDFYFYNHPVAADGSVQLLGKTPTADGNEDRISFDLTAVPSDIDRVVVAASRYDGACFGELDDVRLSLADGAGEELLRFAVQGADSMSAIIFGELYRRGEQWKFRAVGQGYDTGLAGLATDFGVDIEDDAEAAEAAEARGDAEEAEARGNAGTAEARGDAEAVEARGDAGTVEAQGDAASEGRAVVTATPAPVPVTTPAGEPGPREAVETVPAPRRPEDAAARPGRATARPRTAKKKVTLPRAARKTLAENESWRAARLFPVSALKSDRDRETRATSVLLSVMAQVPEFGRRLTAAFGAPAGRMETFTEVTLPHGDSPRRPDGVIRVERAGKLWTALVETKTNGNALRADQVQAYMDIAARRGYEAVITLSNDVELEGSPLVDVRIDKRRKHKVALRHLSWAEVAHQAQMLIRHEGVGNAAHAWLLQELLHYLQHENSGCHGFQNMGPAWVPVRNGIDDETLCQGDPRALEVVENWERLIRQVCLALGGELGQKALPVQRSKRGADPGARRSGLADRLCVDGRLQAELRIEGTPGVLAISADLRTGRLRTSIDIPAPEQGHPLSWAKRLVRRLAEAPADLHVETLVDGETGGPRSTLERLRPEPADMLPKDGDTRITGFRLSLFKSMGSTRGTAQSGFIRSVDDAVHRFHRTVVVHLDSPAPRRVPSGQGAARG from the coding sequence ATGCATGAAATGAGCAAGGGCTCGAATGTGACGCTGGCGGCCCTGAGCGAGAACGTCGGTTCGGTGATCGTCGGTCTGGGCTGGGGGAGTCCGACCGGCGAGGGCGACGCTGACGTGTCCGTCCTCCTGCTGGACGCGAACGGCAAGGTGCGCAGCGACTCCGACTTCTACTTCTACAACCATCCGGTCGCCGCCGACGGCAGTGTGCAGTTGCTGGGCAAGACGCCCACGGCGGACGGAAACGAGGACCGGATCAGCTTCGACCTGACCGCCGTCCCCTCAGACATCGACCGCGTGGTGGTGGCCGCCAGCCGGTACGACGGAGCGTGCTTCGGCGAACTGGACGACGTACGGCTGTCGTTGGCGGACGGGGCCGGTGAGGAACTCCTCCGCTTCGCCGTGCAGGGCGCCGACTCGATGAGCGCGATCATCTTCGGCGAGCTCTACCGGCGCGGGGAGCAGTGGAAGTTCCGCGCCGTCGGCCAGGGCTACGACACCGGACTCGCCGGTCTGGCAACGGACTTCGGCGTCGACATCGAGGACGACGCGGAGGCGGCGGAGGCGGCGGAGGCTCGGGGCGACGCCGAGGAGGCGGAAGCACGGGGCAACGCGGGCACGGCGGAAGCGCGGGGCGACGCCGAGGCGGTGGAAGCGCGGGGCGACGCGGGCACGGTGGAAGCGCAGGGCGACGCCGCGTCCGAGGGCCGGGCGGTCGTGACGGCGACCCCGGCCCCGGTTCCGGTCACGACCCCTGCCGGTGAGCCCGGTCCGCGGGAGGCCGTGGAGACCGTCCCGGCTCCCCGCCGTCCCGAGGACGCCGCCGCCCGGCCGGGCAGGGCGACCGCACGGCCTCGTACCGCGAAGAAGAAGGTCACCCTGCCCAGGGCGGCCAGAAAGACCCTGGCGGAGAACGAGTCCTGGAGGGCGGCCCGGCTCTTCCCGGTGTCGGCGCTCAAGAGCGACCGGGACCGTGAGACACGCGCGACCTCCGTGCTGCTCTCGGTGATGGCGCAGGTGCCGGAGTTCGGCAGGAGGCTCACCGCCGCGTTCGGGGCGCCCGCCGGCCGTATGGAGACCTTCACCGAGGTCACCCTGCCGCACGGCGACTCCCCGCGGCGCCCCGACGGAGTGATCCGCGTCGAGCGGGCCGGCAAGCTGTGGACGGCGCTGGTCGAGACGAAGACCAACGGCAACGCGCTCAGGGCCGACCAGGTCCAGGCGTACATGGACATCGCCGCGCGCCGCGGCTACGAGGCCGTCATCACCCTGTCGAACGACGTCGAGCTGGAGGGCAGCCCGCTCGTCGACGTCAGGATCGACAAGCGCCGCAAGCACAAGGTGGCCCTGCGGCACCTGTCGTGGGCGGAAGTCGCCCACCAGGCACAGATGTTGATCCGCCACGAGGGCGTCGGCAACGCGGCGCACGCCTGGCTCCTCCAGGAGTTGCTGCACTACCTCCAGCACGAGAACTCCGGCTGCCACGGTTTCCAGAACATGGGCCCGGCCTGGGTGCCCGTACGCAACGGGATCGACGACGAGACCCTGTGCCAGGGAGACCCACGGGCACTGGAGGTCGTCGAGAACTGGGAACGGCTCATCCGCCAGGTGTGTCTCGCGCTGGGCGGCGAACTGGGGCAGAAGGCACTGCCCGTCCAGCGCTCCAAGCGGGGAGCGGATCCGGGAGCGCGCCGCAGCGGACTCGCCGACCGGCTCTGCGTCGACGGAAGACTCCAGGCGGAACTGCGGATCGAGGGAACACCCGGCGTCCTGGCGATCAGCGCGGACCTCCGTACCGGAAGGCTGCGCACCTCCATCGACATACCGGCGCCCGAGCAGGGCCACCCCCTGTCCTGGGCGAAGCGGCTTGTGCGGCGCCTGGCCGAGGCACCGGCGGACCTCCATGTCGAAACCCTCGTCGACGGGGAGACCGGCGGCCCGCGGAGCACGCTGGAACGGCTCCGCCCGGAGCCCGCTGACATGCTGCCGAAGGACGGCGACACCCGGATCACCGGTTTCCGCCTGTCCTTGTTCAAGAGCATGGGCAGTACGCGCGGCACCGCCCAGTCCGGTTTCATCCGGAGCGTCGACGACGCCGTACACCGCTTTCACCGGACCGTGGTGGTCCACCTGGACAGCCCGGCACCGCGCCGGGTGCCGTCCGGGCAGGGAGCGGCGAGAGGCTGA
- a CDS encoding VOC family protein has translation MNVELNHTIVHARNKQESAEFLADILGLEVGAPFGPFVPVATGNGVTLDYMADPEGPIAAQHYAFLVSDEDFDEAFDRIQQAHVTYYADPHMEQPGHINHRDGGRGLYFQDPVGHAMEILTRPYGSGKDATESG, from the coding sequence ATGAACGTGGAGCTGAACCACACCATCGTCCACGCCCGGAACAAGCAGGAGTCCGCCGAGTTCCTCGCGGACATCCTGGGCCTGGAGGTCGGCGCACCCTTCGGCCCGTTCGTTCCCGTGGCCACCGGCAACGGCGTCACCCTCGACTACATGGCTGACCCCGAAGGACCGATCGCCGCCCAGCACTACGCCTTCCTCGTCTCGGACGAGGACTTCGACGAGGCGTTCGACCGGATCCAGCAGGCCCACGTGACGTACTACGCCGACCCGCACATGGAGCAGCCCGGCCACATCAACCACCGCGACGGCGGCCGCGGACTGTACTTCCAGGACCCGGTGGGCCACGCGATGGAGATCCTCACCCGCCCGTACGGCAGCGGCAAGGACGCAACGGAGTCCGGCTGA
- a CDS encoding FMN-binding glutamate synthase family protein, with amino-acid sequence MIRIAVIVFIGALAISFGVSALTVSPWLWLVAVLCAGIAGLGTYDLLQKRHSVLRNYPVLGHIRFMLESIRPELQQYFIERNTDGRPYDRDVRSLVYQRAKGTEAEIAFGTERNVYAEGYEYFESSMRPRPVPAEQPRVRIGGPDCTKPYDMALLNVSAMSFGSLSSNAILALNQGAALGGFAHDTGEGGMSEYHLRHGGDLVWEIGTAYFGCRTPDGGFDRARFAEKAARDNVKCVSLKLSQGAKPGIGGVLPGEKVTAEIARVREVPEGKTVISPPYHQVFDTPRELIRFIAEMRELSGGKPVGFKLCVGSRREFLAVCKAMLEEGTAPDFIIVDGAEGGTGAAPLEFADHLGSPLTEGLITVHNALVGVGLRDRVKIGASGKVATGADIVKRMLQGADFTNAARAMMFAIGCIQAQSCHTNTCPAGVATQDPRRARALDVDDKSARVHRFQSATVNSALQIIASLGVSEPAELRPSMLRRRVDPVTVRSYAELYDWLTPGQLLIEPPESWAVDWKAADPDRFAV; translated from the coding sequence ATGATCAGAATTGCAGTGATCGTATTCATTGGGGCTCTCGCCATTTCCTTCGGCGTCTCGGCGTTGACCGTGTCGCCCTGGTTGTGGCTGGTCGCCGTGTTGTGCGCGGGGATAGCCGGGCTCGGCACTTATGACTTGCTTCAGAAGCGTCATTCCGTTCTCCGTAATTACCCTGTGCTGGGGCACATCCGCTTCATGCTGGAGTCGATCCGGCCGGAGTTGCAGCAGTATTTTATTGAGCGTAATACCGATGGCCGTCCCTACGACCGTGATGTGCGCAGCCTCGTCTACCAGCGCGCCAAGGGGACCGAAGCGGAGATCGCGTTCGGCACCGAGCGGAACGTCTACGCCGAGGGCTACGAATACTTCGAATCGTCGATGAGGCCGCGCCCCGTGCCGGCGGAGCAGCCCCGGGTCCGTATCGGCGGCCCGGACTGCACCAAGCCCTACGACATGGCCTTGCTCAACGTCTCCGCCATGAGCTTCGGTTCGCTGTCCTCCAATGCCATCCTCGCCCTGAACCAGGGGGCCGCCCTCGGAGGCTTCGCTCACGACACCGGTGAGGGCGGCATGTCGGAGTACCACCTGCGCCACGGTGGCGACCTGGTGTGGGAGATCGGCACCGCTTATTTCGGCTGCCGCACCCCGGACGGCGGTTTCGATCGCGCGCGGTTCGCCGAGAAGGCCGCTCGCGACAACGTGAAATGCGTGTCCCTGAAGCTGTCCCAGGGAGCCAAGCCCGGTATCGGAGGGGTGCTGCCGGGAGAGAAGGTCACCGCCGAGATCGCCCGGGTACGTGAGGTTCCCGAGGGGAAGACCGTCATCTCGCCTCCCTACCACCAGGTCTTCGACACGCCCCGGGAGCTGATCCGGTTCATCGCCGAAATGCGCGAGCTGTCCGGTGGCAAGCCGGTCGGCTTCAAACTGTGTGTGGGCTCCCGGCGGGAGTTCCTGGCGGTGTGCAAGGCCATGCTCGAAGAGGGCACCGCGCCGGACTTCATCATCGTCGACGGAGCGGAGGGCGGTACCGGAGCCGCGCCGCTGGAGTTCGCCGACCATCTGGGCAGTCCGCTCACCGAGGGACTGATCACCGTCCACAACGCCCTGGTCGGCGTCGGCCTGCGGGACCGGGTGAAGATCGGCGCCAGCGGCAAGGTGGCCACCGGAGCCGACATCGTCAAGCGCATGCTGCAGGGCGCCGACTTCACCAACGCGGCACGCGCCATGATGTTCGCGATCGGATGCATCCAGGCGCAGAGCTGCCACACCAACACCTGCCCCGCCGGCGTCGCCACACAGGACCCGCGCCGTGCCCGCGCGTTGGACGTCGACGACAAGTCGGCCCGGGTCCACCGGTTCCAGTCCGCCACGGTGAACAGCGCACTGCAGATCATCGCCTCGCTGGGTGTGAGTGAACCCGCGGAACTGCGCCCGAGCATGCTGCGTCGGCGCGTGGACCCGGTCACCGTCCGCTCCTACGCGGAGCTCTACGACTGGCTGACCCCCGGCCAGTTGCTGATCGAGCCGCCCGAGTCCTGGGCGGTGGACTGGAAGGCCGCGGATCCCGACCGTTTCGCGGTCTGA